The Cydia pomonella isolate Wapato2018A chromosome 20, ilCydPomo1, whole genome shotgun sequence genome contains a region encoding:
- the LOC133529117 gene encoding ran-specific GTPase-activating protein-like: protein MSSPTEESVRRNSESEGGEVETPEHDPHYDPIVSLPLVDVQTNEEEEEELVKIRARLYRYDTADHEWKERGTGDIKLLRHKANNTVRVVMRRDKTHKVCANHFITPDIRMNVHCGSDKAFNWSVFADFADETMKQELLAIKFGNPQNAELWKAKFAEAQEIVRTKCSLYTQDPSSDDESSITRSEDTDTPEPKSSDKADEKTTDKFDKDSEGVVLKLKELTVESEKSE, encoded by the exons ATGTCTTCACCG actGAAGAAAGCGTTAGACGTAACAGTGAGAGCGAGGGAGGCGAAGTGGAAACCCCAGAACACGACCCCCATTACGACCCCATAGTTTCTCTGCCGCTGGTGGACGTGCAGACGAacgaggaggaggaggaggagctGGTCAAGATCCGCGCGCGGCTCTACAGATATGACACGGCTGATCATGAGTGGAAG GAGCGTGGCACAGGTGACATCAAGCTTCTTCGGCATAAGGCCAACAACACGGTGCGTGTGGTGATGCGTCGCGACAAGACGCACAAAGTGTGCGCTAACCACTTCATCACTCCCGACATCCGTATGAATGTGCACTGTGGCTCTGATAAGGCCTTCAACTGGTCCGTGTTTGCTGACTTTGCCGATGAGACCATGAAACAGGAGCTGCTGGCTATCAAGTTTGGAAATCCTCAAA ATGCTGAACTGTGGAAGGCGAAATTTGCCGAAGCGCAAGAAATAGTCCGGACCAAATGCAGCCTTTACACCCAGGATCCATCGTCTGATGATGAAAGCAGTATCACTCGGAGTGAGGATACTGACACTCCAGAGCCAAAAAGTTCCGACAAGGCAGATGAGAAAACCACGGACAAATTTGATAAGGATTCAGAGGGTGTTGTACTTAAGCTCAAAGAGCTTACAGTGGAAAGTGAAAAATCTGAATAa
- the LOC133529116 gene encoding endoplasmic reticulum resident protein 29, which yields MMQWYLLSFCLVFVLPPAYSTSLSGTVELNDYTFDKILKKFDATLVKFDVAFPYGDKHDAYIALAKDAKEEDDLLIAEVGVKDYGDKDNEALAKKYGATKDNFPVVKLFSKGKKEPITFNPEKEFTSDELRRFVREHTGVHLSLPGCVRSLDKLAVKFMKADKEDKKKILKDGEDTFKKLPSKQANSGKIYKTIMEKVIEKGDGFVKTEHERITKLLNGKLSEEKKKEMGQRINILQTFQLHETKADKEEL from the exons ATGATGCAGTGGTACCTGCTTTCCTTTTGCCTCGTATTTGTCCTGCCACCAGCGTACTCTACTTCTCTCAGCGGTACAGTGGAATTAAACGATTATACATTTGATAAGATCCTCAAAAAGTTTGATGCTACTCTAGTGAAGTTTGATGTGGCGTTCCCCTATGGCGACAAACACGATGCTTATATCGCACTGGCAAAGGACGCGAAGGAAGAAGACGATTTGCTGATTGCCGAAGTGGGAGTTAAGGATTACGGAGACAAGGATAACGAAGCGTTGGCGAAGAAGTACGGTGCTACGAAGGACAATTTCCCAGTAGTGAAGCTGTTTTCAAAGGGAAAGAAAGAGCCAATCACTTTCAACCCGGAGAAAGAGTTTACGAGCGATGAGCTTCGTCGTTTCGTGCGGGAACACACCGGGGTGCACCTGAGTCTGCCAGGCTGCGTGCGGAGCCTTGATAAGCTGGCCGTCAAGTTCATGAAGGCTGACAAGGAAGACAAGAAGAAAATTCTCAAAGATGGGGAAGATACCTTCAAAAAATTGCCTAGCAAG CAAGCTAACTCTGGAAAAATCTACAAGACAATCATGGAGAAGGTCATTGAGAAAGGTGACGGGTTTGTCAAGACTGAACACGAAAGAATCACCAAGCTGCTCAATGGCAAACTCTCGGAAGAGAAAAAGAAGGAGATGGGACAGAGAATTAACATTCTTCAGACTTTCCAGTTGCATGAGACCAAAGCAGATAAAGAAGAGCTGTGA
- the LOC133529107 gene encoding uncharacterized protein LOC133529107 produces MLNLFKTVFLLYFSNILVECSHPGSLSVRKLNRQLIARKRQNTLDLCQMFNVENEKVQSELLSHNRVKRAAPAVNPADRVENIVDKLYDEPENGEKVEYRKKNLTTTAKPEAEKSGRRFDFAPAALDVNIMEEKDSQLTLDGKTVPVPWHKYWKHGIIPYFIDSNTYDTFLAEKITKAFDNFEQSTCIRLQRLRERPTDKESLQNVQWLYITNPSGTRQCVHSNEMKTISGVQWVVFGYDCMSEGQIMHEVMHILGFSHEHVREDRDQYISVMWDNIKPGYKKFFEIKRRPAILSSLPYDYASVLHYPPRAFSKNGKYTLVAESGIDFGQRVGLSEIDIEKVSMIFGGECIDRNKHYLETTCPTVIASRQQKDTKKATQAEIDDYFRDRLWPYGIVNYKLKDRIEFSIEERQNIEEVIKHIEKETCIEFRDFSKDDDADTTTANNDVIEADDGNQIPMKDEKALKVLYQQSNKFYQSSASSESKASDSSDSSGSSESSISVEFNKLSQKQPHYNTLSQNNDVGLWDNMTRKNAINNNVEPVNKTSRKDNSKQNIESEGRRFRRAVPPSPARRHADDLLVLTRSPEPGCRCPEPGRASAQKELVITADCFNSVNDLLHVFVHVLGLDHQHNSHDRDDFLAINWANVTRTLEKDLETKLPPAASVGFAYDYQSVMHYPWLDINHGVTSIMYPIWNDGWAMGHWQGLSSIDVQKLNLLYFGQCQARKKAMAGLLNKNKL; encoded by the exons ATGTTAAATCTTTTcaaaacagtatttttattatatttttcaaatatattagtagaatgttcACACCCAGGAAGTCTATCAGTCCGTAAAC tTAACCGACAACTAATTGCAAGAAAACGACAAAACACTCTGGACCTATGTCAAATGTTCAACGTTGAAAACGAAAAGGTGCAAAGTGAACTTCTGAGTCACAATCGAGTTAAAAGAGCAGCTCCTGCGGTGAATCCTGCAGACAGAGTAGAGAACATCGTCGACAAACTCTATGATGAACCAGAGAATGGGGAAAAGGTCGAGTACAGAAAGAAAAATCTAACTACTACAGCTAAACCCGAG gcaGAAAAATCCGGAAGAAGGTTCGATTTCGCTCCAGCCGCTTTGGATGTCAATATCATGGAGGAAAAAGATAGCCAACTGACGCTAGACGGAAAAACCGTTCCGGTACCATGGCACAAGTATTGGAAACACGGCATCATCCCGTACTTCATCGATTCAAACACATACG ATACGTTCCTAGCCGAAAAAATAACGAAAGCTTTCGACAACTTCGAGCAAAGTACCTGCATACGTTTACAACGACTGAGAGAGAGGCCCACGGACAAAGAATCTTTACAAAATGTCCAATGGCTGTACATCACCAACCCTTCCGGCACTCGACAATGTGTGCATAGCAACGAGATGAAAACGATCTCAGGAGTTCAG TGGGTAGTATTCGGCTATGACTGTATGTCCGAAGGTCAGATCATGCACGAAGTCATGCACATCCTGGGCTTCTCGCACGAACACGTGCGCGAGGACCGTGATCAATATATCAGCGTCATGTGGGACAACATTAAACCAG GCTACAAGAAATTCTTCGAGATCAAGCGTCGTCCCGCGATACTATCTTCTCTTCCCTACGACTACGCTAGTGTTCTCCATTACCCTCCAAGAGCATTTTCCAAAAATGGGAAGTACACTCTTGTTGCGGAG tctGGAATCGACTTTGGTCAACGCGTGGGACTAAGTGAGATAGACATAGAAAAGGTATCAATGATCTTTGGCGGCGAGTGTATAGACAGAAACAAGCATTACTTGGAAACCACCTGCCCTACAGTCATCGCTTCGAGACAACAGAAGGACACAAAGAAAGCAACACAGGCAGAAATCGATGATTATTTCCGTGACAGATTATGGCCGTATGGAATAGTTAACTATAAACTGAAAGACCGGATTGAGTTCT CAATAGAAGAAAGGCAAAACATAGAAGAGGTCATAAAACATATCGAAAAGGAAACTTGTATTGAATTCAGAGATTTTTCAAAAGACGACGATGCCGATACCACCACAGCAAATAATGATGTGATCGAGGCCGATGACGGCAACCAAATACCAATGAAGGACGAAAAGGCTCTTAAAGTACTGTATCAACAATCAAACAAATTTTATCAGAGCTCAGCGTCATCGGAATCAAAGGCATCAGATTCATCAGATTCATCAGGTTCATCAGAGTCATCTATCTCAGTAGAATTCAATAAACTCTCACAAAAACAACCTCACTATAATACACTCTCACAGAATAATGATGTTGGTTTATGGGATAATATGACAAGAAAAAATGCTATCAACAATAATGTAGAGCCAGTTAATAAGACATCTAGAAAGGACAATTCTAAACAAAACATTGAGTCAG AAGGCAGACGTTTCCGCAGAGCCGTGCCTCCATCGCCAGCGCGACGGCACGCCGACGATTTGTTGGTACTGACCCGTTCACCGGAGCCAGGCTGTCGGTGTCCAGAACCTGGTCGCGCCAGCGCACAAAAG GAGCTGGTGATCACGGCGGACTGCTTCAACTCCGTCAACGACCTGCTGCACGTATTCGTGCACGTTCTCGGTCTGGACCATCAGCACAACTCGCACGACCGAGACGATTTCCTCGCTATCAATTGGGCTAACGTGACCAGGA CTTTAGAAAAGGATTTGGAGACCAAGCTACCGCCAGCAGCATCCGTTGGCTTCGCCTACGACTATCAGAGCGTGATGCATTATCCCTGGCTCGACATCAATCATGGGGTCACCAGCATCATGTATCCTATATGG AACGACGGCTGGGCTATGGGTCATTGGCAAGGCCTGAGCTCAATCGACGTACAGAAACTGAACCTGCTGTATTTCGGGCAGTGCCAAGCGAGGAAGAAAGCCATGGCTGgtttactaaataaaaataaactttga